One region of Fragaria vesca subsp. vesca linkage group LG4, FraVesHawaii_1.0, whole genome shotgun sequence genomic DNA includes:
- the LOC101311088 gene encoding (-)-germacrene D synthase-like: protein MALHQVASTGSRNKMALHQVLASPAQTPHAAFDVKPRRAIYAPCLLGDHFLSYSTMDVDVKLNQRVQGLKEEVKRMLMAAVNQPASHMLDMVDNIQRLGLSYHFENEIDTILKHIHDHSYGRKDLENNGGLYTTALRFRLLRQQGYNVSSDVFNKFRQSNRTFKEHLMSHVVGLLSLYEATHLRVHGEDILEEALTFTTSHLESAAPRLSSPLSKQVTHALYQPLWKGVSRLEARHYLSVYEEDDSHNQTLLTLAKLDFNLAHKVYQKEPSDTTRWWKDLDFVNKLPFARDRLVEAYFWSLATCINEPEYYFARIVVCKYVALTTVLDDVYDNFSTYEELERFTEAIERWDISAVDQLQLPRCIEVCYKGLLDTYSGFEEKLADEGNLYLIEYAKEAIKTLLRGYFQEAKWLKEKYTPTMDEFMPNGLVTSFFTMAITAFVGMRGLVTKDSMDWMLNDPKILKSKSTVGRLLNDLAGHKFEQNNEQGASTVECYMKQYGVGEEEAKIALTKQKDAAWKDLNQELLDLQSNNSIPKPLQIHLNLARSTEVLYSNNNERYTNSRVS, encoded by the exons ATGGCTCTTCATCAAGTAGCTTCAACTGGTTCTAGAAACAAAATGGCTCTTCATCAAGTTTTAGCATCTCCAGCTCAAACCCCGCATGCTGCTTTCGATGTTAAACCACGTCGTGCTATTTATGCTCCTTGCTTATTGGGCGATCATTTTCTCTCATATTCTACTATG GATGTCGACGTCAAACTCAACCAACGTGTCCAAGGACTGAAAGAAGAAGTGAAGAGAATGTTAATGGCTGCAGTTAACCAGCCTGCTTCGCACATGTTAGACATGGTTGATAACATTCAGCGTTTAGGCTTGTCGTACCATTTTGAAAATGAGATTGATACAATCTTGAAACACATTCATGATCATTCTTATGGACGTAAAGATCTTGAAAATAATGGTGGCCTTTACACTACTGCTCTCCGTTTTCGATTGCTTCGACAGCAAGGCTATAATGTTTCAAGCG ATGTGTTCAACAAGTTCAGGCAAAGTAACAGGACATTTAAGGAACATCTTATGAGCCATGTAGTAGGACTGTTGAGCTTGTATGAAGCCACTCACCTTAGGGTTCACGGAGAAGACATACTTGAAGAGGCACTAACCTTCACCACGAGCCATCTCGAATCTGCAGCACCCCGGTTGAGCTCCCCTTTGTCGAAACAAGTAACTCATGCCTTGTATCAACCACTTTGGAAGGGAGTTTCAAGGCTAGAAGCCAGGCATTACTTGTCTGTCTATGAGGAAGATGATTCACACAACCAAACTCTGTTAACTCTTGCAAAGTTGGATTTCAACTTAGCACATAAAGTCTATCAGAAAGAACCAAGTGATACGACAAG GTGGTGGAAGGACTTGGACTTTGTAAACAAGCTACCTTTTGCAAGAGACAGGTTAGTTGAGGCCTACTTCTGGAGTTTGGCGACATGCATTAATGAACCTGAATATTACTTTGCTAGAATTGTGGTGTGCAAGTATGTTGCTTTAACGACAGTCCTTGACGACGTTTACGATAACTTCAGCACATACGAAGAACTAGAGCGCTTTACAGAAGCTATTGAAAG GTGGGACATTTCTGCTGTTGATCAACTGCAATTGCCCCGGTGTATAGAGGTTTGCTATAAGGGATTGTTGGATACCTACTCAGGATTTGAAGAAAAGCTTGCAGATGAAGGAAACTTATATCTCATTGAGTATGCAAAAGAGGCA ATCAAAACTCTACTTAGGGGTTACTTCCAAGAAGCCAAATGGTTGAAGGAAAAATACACACCAACAATGGATGAATTTATGCCCAATGGACTTGTTACGTCCTTCTTTACTATGGCAATCACAGCCTTTGTTGGAATGCGAGGTCTTGTTACAAAAGACTCCATGGATTGGATGTTAAATGACCCTAAGATTCTTAAGAGCAAGTCCACCG TTGGCAGACTCCTCAACGACTTGGCTGGCCACAAG TTTGAGCAAAACAACGAGCAGGGTGCCTCAACAGTAGAATGCTACATGAAGCAATATGGCGTCGGAGAAGAAGAAGCGAAAATCGCGCTAACTAAGCAAAAGGATGCTGCATGGAAAGACCTAAACCAAGAGTTGCTCGATCTCCAATCCAACAATAGTATCCCCAAGCCCCTGCAGATTCATTTGAATCTTGCACGTTCTACTGAAGTTCTTTACAGTAATAATAACGAAAGGTATACCAACTCAAGGGTTTCATAG
- the LOC101311666 gene encoding uncharacterized protein LOC101311666 gives MPRRKQTSSRKRIFQDLDNIATSANPVNFGHEHTEALQQLDGGMNNLQETADDNVQLGRRMSSRRRFFQNLNNEEALYVSKTSGNEDENRLGRLSERKSNLGGSDNHSMELGSRRSSIKNIVASKPFEDEHNVSGQLDDRMISPEERVENAPDNLCSFGQANYQRQKQGIIIEYKDFSDNTLQCNHCNAYYWRDERNTREVYTGCCKGGQVRLRFISILNELILIHIVCCYCTSIR, from the exons ATGCCGCGTCGAAAGCAAACATCATCAAGAAAAAGAATTTTTCAGGATTTGGACAACATAGCAACATCTGCAAATCCTGTAAATTTCGGACATGAACATACAGAAGCATTGCAACAATTGGATGGCGGAATGAACAACCTTCAAGAAACTGCTGATGACA ATGTCCAGCTTGGACGCCGGATGTCCTCAAGAAGAAGATTTTTTCAGAATTTGAATAACGAAGAGGCATTATATGTTTCTAAAACTTCTGGAAATGAAGATGAAAATAGATTAGGACGATTATCTGAGAGAAAGAGCAACCTTGGAGGAAGTGATAATCACA GTATGGAGCTTGGAAGTCGAAGGTCATCAATAAAAAATATAGTTGCTTCCAAACCTTTTGAAGATGAGCATAATGTATCAGGACAATTGGATGACAGAATGATCAGTCCTGAAGAAAGAG TCGAAAATGCCCCTGACAATTTGTGTTCATTTGGTCAAGCAAATTATCAAAGGCAGAAACAAG GTATCATTATTGAGTACAAAGATTTCAGCGACAATACCCTTCAATGTAATCATTGCAATGCCTATTATTGGCGAGATGAGAGGAATACACGTGAAGTCTACACCGGTTGTTGTAAAGGAGGACAAGTGAG GCTTCGGTTCATCTCTATTTTGAACGAACTGATTCTGATTCATATTGTGTGTTGTTACTGCACAAGTATAAGATAG